In Miscanthus floridulus cultivar M001 chromosome 5, ASM1932011v1, whole genome shotgun sequence, one genomic interval encodes:
- the LOC136451037 gene encoding transcription factor TCP20-like has product MDPKFPTPPPLNKTEPTTATTTTTTSTAQQQQLDPKDYQQQQQPAQHHLQIQIHQPPQQDGGGGGKEQQQQLQVVAQPGERRQQALAPKRSSNKDRHTKVDGRGRRIRMPALCAARIFQLTRELGHKSDGETVQWLLQQAEPAIVAATGTGTIPASALASVAPSLPSPTSGLTRPHHHHHPHHIWAPSAASAGFSSPSFLNSAAAGTGDAAGIGGIMQRMGIPAGLELPGGGAAGATLGAGGHIGFAPMFAGHAAAMPGLELGLSQDGHIGVLAAQSISQFYHQVGAAGGSGQMQHPHGHQHHHHQQQEDGEDDREDGESDDESGQ; this is encoded by the coding sequence ATGGACCCCAAGTTCCCCACACCCCCACCGCTAAACAAAACGGAGCCCACCACCGcgacgaccaccaccaccacctcgaccgcgcagcagcagcagttgGATCCTAAGGactaccagcagcagcagcagccggcgcagcaccACCTGCAAATCCAAATTCACCAGCCGCCGCAGCAGGACGGGGGCGGCGGAGGGAaggagcaacagcagcagctgcAGGTGGTGGCGCAGCCCGGGGAGCGGAGGCAGCAGGCGCTCGCGCCCAAGCGGAGCtccaacaaggaccgccacaccAAGGTCGACGGCAGGGGCCGCCGGATCCGGATGCCCGCGCTGTGCGCCGCGCGGATCTTCCAGCTCACGCGGGAGCTCGGCCACAAGTCCGACGGCGAGACCGTGCAGTGGCTGCTGCAGCAGGCCGAGCCGGCCATCGTCGCCGCCACCGGCACGGGCACCATACCGGCGTCCGCGCTCGCATCCGTCGCGCCCTCGCTCCCGTCGCCCACCTCCGGGCTCACCaggccgcaccaccaccaccacccgcacCACATATGGGCGCCCTCCGCCGCGTCCGCGGGTTTCTCCTCGCCCTCCTTCCTCAATTCCGCCGCCGCGGGCACGGGAGACGCCGCCGGCATCGGCGGCATCATGCAGCGGATGGGGATCCCCGCCGGCCTCGAGCTGCCGGGAGGGGGCGCCGCTGGGGCCACCCTCGGCGCTGGCGGCCACATCGGCTTTGCGCCCATGTTCGCTGGACACGCCGCGGCTATGCCGGGGCTCGAGCTCGGCCTCTCGCAGGACGGACACATCGGCGTGCTCGCCGCGCAGTCGATCAGCCAGTTCTACCACCAGGTCGGTGCTGCCGGCGGCAGCGGCCAGATGCAGCACCCGCACGGCCACCAGCATCACCATCATCAGCAGCAGGAGGACGGGGAGGACGACCGCGAGGACGGCGAGTCCGATGACGAGTCGGGGCAGTAG